DNA from Bacteroidota bacterium:
CCTGGCAGCGGCCCTGTCGCCTTCGGTGATTCTCACGGAGGGGACGTACTGGGCTAGCCTCGTGGTGGACGTGCCGCCATCGCTCTCGGGGCAGTGGCGCTGGAACAGGCAGGACACGGCCGAGCCCATCGGGTTCGAAATGCACTGGCGCAACCCGCGCGACGGCTTTAGAACGGGGTGCACGGGGTGGCAGCCGCTCACGACCAACTGCGTAGGCGGCGGGATGGACGCCTCGTTCCGGCTCAGCGGCCGGGCCAGCGATGCGTTCGTCCGGTTCGACCCGGCGGTGCTGACGGACACGCTCTCCTTTGGGCCTGATTCGTTCGGTTCAGAGACCGTCATCCTGATGAACGACACCGACCAGTCCGTCGCTTTTTCATTCCCCGAGACCAGCGGCGGTTTTGTGGTAGGCTTCACCCCGGCCCAGGACACGATTCCGGCGAACGGGTCGGCCGAAGTGGTGGTGGACTTCGACGCGACCGGGCTGGCGCCGAGCACGTACGAAGATTCCTTCTCCGTGGACACGGACCTCGGGCCGGAAGGCCTCGCCTTCGACCTGCCGGTCCGGCTCATCATTCCGATGCCGGTTGCGCAGGAGGACGGCGCGGCTCGCCAGGCGTTCGCGCTTCGCCGGGGCTACCCCAACCCCTTCGCAGAGCAGACGACGGTCGAATTGGTGCTGCCCGAGGCCGGCTCGGTCACCGTCGAGGTCTACGACGCACTCGGTCGCCGCGTGGCCGTGCTCGCCGACGGGGAGCGGGCGGCGGGCCTCCACCGCCTGCGGTGGGACGCGCGCGAGGCATCGAGCGGAGCCTACTTCGTCCGCGCTCAGGCAGGGGCGAAGGTGAGTACTGTGCCGGTCGTCGTCGTCCGGTAGCGGACCCTGCGGCGTGGGCGTGAAGATTGGGGCAGGCCGGCCGGGCGCGGCGGCACGGGAGAACCTGCAACGCGCCGGGGGATTGAAGCGCGCTGACCTCACGGACCGAACGACTTGCAGATGCACTACCTCGCGCTGGGGAGCACGGACGACATCGGAGCGAGCTGCCACTACCTCAACCTCGCGGGCACGGGCCTCGTGCTCGACGCGGGCGTGGACCCCGAAGAAGACGGCGTAGACAGTCTGCCCGACCTCGCGCTGATCCGGGACCGGATGGAACGCCCGGTGGACCATGTCCTCGTCACCCACGCCCACCACGACCACCTCGGTGCCCTCCCCGTACTGGTCCAGCACTTCCCGACTGTCGGCGTCCACATGACCAAGCCGACCCAGATGCTGGCCGAGGTGCTGCTCCCGTCGTCGGCCCGGCTCCAGCGCCGCCGCCTGATGGAAGGCTCCACGACGGCGCGCCCGCTCTTCGACGCCGACACGGTTGAGGCACTCGGGTACATCTACGAGGGCCATAACCTGGACGCGACGTTCGACCTCACGGGGCGGCGAGGAGGGGAGCCGGTCAGGGGCCGGTTCTACCACGCTGGGCACGTTCTCGGCGCGGCGGGCGTGCTGCTCCGCGTCGGGGACGGCGAGCAGCGACGCCGCCTCTTCTACACGAGCGACACCCACCTCCGCTCGCAGACGATCATCCCTGGCGGCGAGTACCCGGAGGAGCCTGTCGACGTCCTCCTCTTGGAGTCTACGATGGGGGCCGACGAGGAGGCCGAGCAGACCACGCGCCGCGAGCAGGAGAAACTCTTCGGCGAGGCCATCGCCCGGACGCTCGCGCGCGGCGGGACGGTCCTCGTGCCGGTCTTCGCGCTCGGCCGGGCGCAGGAGATCCTCGCGCTCATCGACCGCTACAAGCGGCGCGGCATCGTCCCCGACAGGACGCCGGTCTACACCAACGGCCAGATGCGCGCCGTGGCCGACCTCTACGACCGCACGCGCCTCGCCTCGCCCCGGCTGAACCCGGACTTCGAGGTCTTCGGCGTGGACCAGCAGCGCTTCCCGCGCAGCGACGAGCGCGCCCGGCAGGCCATCGGCGAGCCGAGCATCCACGTCACCTCCAGCGGCATGCTCTTCGAGCGCACGCTCTCGAACAAGCTCGCCCAGCGCCTCGTCGAGGACGAGCGGCACGGCATCTTCTTCGTCGGCTTCTCGAAAGAGGGTTCGCCTGGCGACCGGCTCCAGCGCGCCGCCGCCGAGGGCACCGAGGTCGTGCTCGACGAGGGGAACGGCCGAGCCCCGCAGCCCGTCCGCGCCGAGGTCGGCCGCTTTCGGTTCAGCGGACACTCGCACCGGCAGGACCTCATCGAACTCGTCGGCCGGCTCCGCCCTAAGAAGATCGTCCTCGTCCACGGCGAGACCGAGGCGAAGCGGTGGATGCGGGACACGATCCAGCGGCTCTACCCCGGCACCGAAGTCATCCTGCCGCAGCAGGGCGTCGAGATCGAGGTCTGAGCCATCGGAGGGCTCGGGGATTGAGGGATCGAGAGAATGGACGATATTCTATACG
Protein-coding regions in this window:
- a CDS encoding MBL fold metallo-hydrolase, which translates into the protein MHYLALGSTDDIGASCHYLNLAGTGLVLDAGVDPEEDGVDSLPDLALIRDRMERPVDHVLVTHAHHDHLGALPVLVQHFPTVGVHMTKPTQMLAEVLLPSSARLQRRRLMEGSTTARPLFDADTVEALGYIYEGHNLDATFDLTGRRGGEPVRGRFYHAGHVLGAAGVLLRVGDGEQRRRLFYTSDTHLRSQTIIPGGEYPEEPVDVLLLESTMGADEEAEQTTRREQEKLFGEAIARTLARGGTVLVPVFALGRAQEILALIDRYKRRGIVPDRTPVYTNGQMRAVADLYDRTRLASPRLNPDFEVFGVDQQRFPRSDERARQAIGEPSIHVTSSGMLFERTLSNKLAQRLVEDERHGIFFVGFSKEGSPGDRLQRAAAEGTEVVLDEGNGRAPQPVRAEVGRFRFSGHSHRQDLIELVGRLRPKKIVLVHGETEAKRWMRDTIQRLYPGTEVILPQQGVEIEV
- a CDS encoding T9SS type A sorting domain-containing protein yields the protein MLRYTLLTAIALTATGLAAQHTQPFSIPAQPSVLEVPRGGAEVLYDQTGAPSENNFPSQQAGGSEVQYDAQGADDFVVPDTVAWSITELAVLGAYVENATPIEIADIYFYANVDGRPDSLIERRLNVPVDSIGDGDLAAALSPSVILTEGTYWASLVVDVPPSLSGQWRWNRQDTAEPIGFEMHWRNPRDGFRTGCTGWQPLTTNCVGGGMDASFRLSGRASDAFVRFDPAVLTDTLSFGPDSFGSETVILMNDTDQSVAFSFPETSGGFVVGFTPAQDTIPANGSAEVVVDFDATGLAPSTYEDSFSVDTDLGPEGLAFDLPVRLIIPMPVAQEDGAARQAFALRRGYPNPFAEQTTVELVLPEAGSVTVEVYDALGRRVAVLADGERAAGLHRLRWDAREASSGAYFVRAQAGAKVSTVPVVVVR